In Gammaproteobacteria bacterium, the sequence CACTTTGAAAAAATGTTATACAACCAGGCCCAGCTCGCTCGTGCCTACCTGCGCGCCTATCGCATCACCAGCAAACCCATCTACGCGCGCGTCACCCTCCAGATCCTCGATTTTGTCCTGAGCGACATGACCTCGCCTCAGGGTAGTTTCTATGCGGCAATCGATGCAGATAGCGCGGGCAAGGAAGGAGGATTTTATATTTGGACGCTCGAGGAAATCCAAGAGCCATTGAGTGAAGAAGACGCCGAACTTGCCATTGCCCTCTATGGTGTCACGAGTGAAGGCAACTTTGAGGGTAGCAATATCCTCCACTTACCAGTCTATTTAGAGGAGTACGCCCACGCACACGATTTAGATCTGCCCATGCTCGTGCATGACGTCGATCAGATCCGCGAACAATTGCGAACATATCGGAATACCCGCCCTCACCCGATACGGGATGACAAAATCGTCACAGCCTGGAATGCGATGATGATCACGGCCCTAGCCGAAGCCACTGAAATTTTGACGGAAGAACGTTATCTGGCTGCAGCACAAAAAGCCGCCAAATCCGTGTGGAAGACAAACCGCTTGCCGGATGGCGAACTGTCACGCGCCTACCTCGATGGCGTGGCCGCTGTCGCAGCGGGTCAAGAAGACTATGCCTATCTCGGCGAGGCGTTCGCAACGCTTTATGATGCGAGCGGCGATCCCGTCTGGCTCGCGCGGGCCCAGGATGTGGCCGATATGATGCTCGCAAAGTTCTGGGATGATCAGGGCGGTGGCTTCTTCATGAGTTCTCAGAACACGCGACCTGTTCTCATTGCCCGGCCCAAGAGCGTCACGGATGGCGCGATCCCTTCGGGGAACTCTGTAGCTGTACGGATGCTCGCGATGCTAGCAAGTCGCACGGGTGATCAGCGGTATGCGGACAAGGCAAACCAAACGCTGGCGAGCTTTGCCTCCTCGATTGAGCAGGCTCGAAGCGCCTACGCTTACATGCTGTTTGGTGCCGATGAACTCTTCCACGGCGCCGTGGGCGAGCGGGCCTACGGCGCAAGGGGCAATGTTATCGCCACGGCAAGATTGGCTCAACATAGAAAGCTTGCAATTAATCTCGTCATCCGCGATAGCTGGCACATTAACGCCCACGAACCAAGTCAAAAGGAGCTCATCGCCACCACGTTGACTCTAGCGGATGGCACTGGCCCCTGGCGCTTAGCCCCCGTACGCTATCCGTCACCGGATATAGTCAAACTCGCCTTCAGCAATGCGCCCCTTGGCGTGTATCAAGGTCGAATCACGCTGAGCACCGAGATCATCGAAAGCGCTGAAGACACAGGCGAGAAGCCGCTGGTCCTTCCACTTCGACTTCACATCCAAGCGTGCAATAACGAAATGTGTCTGCCCCCTGAGGTGCTTGTCATGGAACTGCCGGGTACCAGCGTTGAACGCGTGCATTGGCATGGTGCACCGCTATAAGCGCTTCATGAACGCGGATGGGTGATTTGATGCGATTGGCTATTCAATAATCGCTTTTTCAAAGGCGCTTGCGCCTCGATTATCGATCCAGCTGATGGTAATGGTATCCCCCGGAACTGCACCGTTAAGCCGAAACGACAGATAGGGGTTCTTCGATATGGCGATCCCCCAATA encodes:
- a CDS encoding thioredoxin domain-containing protein; translated protein: MRQAITNRLLIIVGSTAAIIALNVATVDALSDPPGADPYPAKLRNRLETTLLAKGPDYDPRSEHRLPDGRPVFTNRLIFEASPYLVQHAHNPVNWYAWGEEALETAKREQKPIFLSIGYSTCHWCHVMERESFDNVEIARLMNSHFVSIKVDRERRPDLDELYMSAVVLTTGRGGWPMSSFLTPEGKPFFGGTYFPPAQFERLLRRISELWETQRTEVVAQAEDLTNAVRKVTAARGTARRMESDTVQGAVAELVARHDPLLGGFSDAPKFPNEPALLLLLESASRRGDADALAAAETSLLAMANGGIHDQVGGGFHRYATDPNWLVPHFEKMLYNQAQLARAYLRAYRITSKPIYARVTLQILDFVLSDMTSPQGSFYAAIDADSAGKEGGFYIWTLEEIQEPLSEEDAELAIALYGVTSEGNFEGSNILHLPVYLEEYAHAHDLDLPMLVHDVDQIREQLRTYRNTRPHPIRDDKIVTAWNAMMITALAEATEILTEERYLAAAQKAAKSVWKTNRLPDGELSRAYLDGVAAVAAGQEDYAYLGEAFATLYDASGDPVWLARAQDVADMMLAKFWDDQGGGFFMSSQNTRPVLIARPKSVTDGAIPSGNSVAVRMLAMLASRTGDQRYADKANQTLASFASSIEQARSAYAYMLFGADELFHGAVGERAYGARGNVIATARLAQHRKLAINLVIRDSWHINAHEPSQKELIATTLTLADGTGPWRLAPVRYPSPDIVKLAFSNAPLGVYQGRITLSTEIIESAEDTGEKPLVLPLRLHIQACNNEMCLPPEVLVMELPGTSVERVHWHGAPL